A genomic stretch from Pontivivens ytuae includes:
- a CDS encoding PAS domain-containing protein: MSGEQTNDQATLQQFASAASRLPGFYFQCNPTTYTFNWIRGDVRRLTGREAMAFTSGAVAFIDHVHDDDRDGVVEEVQARIDARENWSVLYRLKRTDGQLVWARGYGGAVYGQDGTPTMLEGIIIDVTNQQTERDAWIATAQEMKTRNAAIINAAEDVLDTMQSLNMLSINASIEAARAGNSGRGFAIVAQEMNRLAGAAESAAASIRKLTDQTPDGRNSRRTRKLRLTQTARSDGADAA, translated from the coding sequence ATGAGCGGCGAGCAAACGAACGACCAGGCGACGCTGCAGCAGTTCGCCAGCGCAGCCTCGCGCCTGCCCGGCTTCTACTTCCAGTGCAACCCGACGACCTACACCTTCAACTGGATCCGGGGCGACGTACGGCGCCTGACGGGGCGCGAGGCGATGGCCTTCACCAGCGGCGCAGTCGCCTTCATCGACCATGTGCACGACGACGACCGCGACGGCGTGGTCGAGGAGGTGCAGGCCCGCATCGACGCGCGGGAGAACTGGTCGGTGCTCTACCGGCTGAAGCGCACCGACGGTCAGCTCGTCTGGGCCCGCGGCTATGGCGGCGCCGTCTACGGTCAGGACGGGACGCCCACAATGCTCGAAGGCATCATCATCGACGTCACAAACCAGCAGACCGAACGCGACGCCTGGATCGCCACGGCCCAGGAGATGAAGACGCGCAACGCCGCGATCATCAACGCGGCCGAGGATGTGCTCGATACGATGCAGTCGCTCAACATGCTCTCGATCAACGCCTCGATCGAGGCTGCGCGGGCGGGGAACTCCGGTCGCGGCTTCGCGATCGTGGCTCAAGAGATGAACCGCCTTGCGGGTGCCGCCGAGAGTGCGGCGGCCTCGATCCGGAAGCTTACGGATCAGACGCCGGACGGACGCAATTCGCGCCGGACCCGGAAGCTGCGGTTGACCCAGACGGCGCGCAGCGACGGTGCCGACGCCGCCTGA